Below is a window of Sulfitobacter sp. SK012 DNA.
AATCTTAAGCGTCTTCACTGAAACAGACACCCGGACCTAATTTGTTATGCCCAAACTACCAGAAGACCTCCGCTCTGCACGCTGGTTCGCACCAGACGATCTGCGTTCAATGGGCCATCGTAGCCGGGCAATGCAAATGGGCTGGTCGAGCGAAGACTGGGAGGGCAAGCCCGTTATCGCGATTATTAACACTTGGTCAGACCTGTCGCCTTGTCACCATCACCTGCGCGACAGGGCGGAGTGGGTGAAGCGCGGGATTTTGCAGGCAGGCGGCACACCGGCTGAACTGCCAGTTCAAGACTTTGCCGAACAATTCCTTAAACCCACCTCAATGCTGTATCGCAATTTGGGCGCTATGGAAGTGGAAGAGACATTGCGCAGCCATCCAGTGGACGGCGTTGTGCTGATGGGTGGGTGTGACAAGTCTACGCCTGCATTGGTGATGGGCGCGATCTCCATGGGGTTGCCGTTCATATTTTTGCCCGCAGGTGCGATGCTTCGGGGAAACTACGCGGGGCAAAAGCTCGGGTCCGGCACGGATGTTTGGAAATATTGGGACGAGCGACGCGCTGGTAATATTGGCAAAGCAGAGTGGGACGGCATACAAGGCGGGATCGCTCGGTCGTACGGGACATGTATGACAATGGGCACGGCATCGACAATGATGTCGATCGCTGAAGGGTTTGGTCTAACGTTGCCCGGTGCCTCCTCAATCCCAGCGCCTGATGCCAGCCACAAACGTATGGCCGCTGCCTGCGGACTTCGGATTGTCGATATGGTGTGGGAGGATCTTACTCCCAACAAAATCATTACCCCAGCTGCAACCCGCAATGCCGTGACGGTCGCAATGGCGACGGGTTGCTCCACCAACGCCATTATCCACCTGATCGCAATGGCTCGCCGCGCGGGCGTCCCTTTAACCCTCGACGACATAGACGCCGTCGGACGCACGACACCCGTGATCACGAATGTCCGCCCCTCCGGCAGCGAATACCTAATGGAAGACTTTTTTTACGCAGGCGGTTTACCTGCAATGATGAAGGAGCTCGGCGGCAAGCTGGATCTGACGGCTATAACAGTGACGGGCAAAACGCTTGGTCACGACATCGAAGGGGCAAGAAACTACAATGACGATGTCATCCGCCCATTGTCAAACCCAGTTTATGAAGAGGGCTCTTTGGCGGTGCTGCGCGGAAATCTCGCCCCCGACGGTGCTGTCATCAAGCCCGCAGCGATGGACCCAAAATTTCAGAAACACAAAGGCTCTGCCATTGTGGCGGACAGCTATGCTCAGCTGAAAGATATAATCAATGACGAGGACTACCCAATGACGGCCGACAGCGTTCTGGTTCTACGCAATGCTGGGCCAAAAGGTGGGCCGGGAATGCCAGAATGGGGTATGATCCCGATGCCAAGGGCTCTCTTGAAACAGGGAATCCGGGATATGGTGCGCCTTTCTGATGCGCGGATGTCGGGCACGTCTTACGGTGCCTGCATCTTGCACGTAGCACCCGAAGCCTTTGTCGGAGGACCGCTCGCGCTGATCCGTACTGGTGATGTTATTGAGCTGGATGTGCCAAACCGTTCCTTGAATGTTAAGTTGTCTGACGGCGAATTGGCAGAACGCAGCGCTGCTTGGGTCGCACCAGAGCCGCGATATGAGCGTGGTTATGGCTGGATGTTCGCGCAGCATATCGAACAGGCCGACAAGGGCTGCGACTTCGATTTTCTTGGGACCGAGTTTGGTGCGCCAGTTTCTGAACCAGAGATCAATTAGGGTCCTGGCCAAGACAGAAACCAGGCACCAAATGTAGGTTGAGAGGAAACTGCGCCGCATCGCCTGACGGATAGATGAAGGTCGAGTTTAGGCCGCATACCGGCTTTGTTGCACAACTCAGCCTGAGGTCAGACTTCCCCTTACCCCTGATGGACTTATCCTACGGTCTCTGCCTGGAGGATACCAAGAGCGGTAACGCCGTTGAGGATCGCAGCGCGGATTTGGATTTCTGGGATCTGCCGATCGAAGTCTCTCGCCGAGACCCAAGGGCAGTTTGGGTGGCCGGAGCCGAATGAATAACAACAACCCAAATCTCAACCCAAGCTATCCTTCAAACAAACTGACATCACGCGGTGCGAATTACCCGCATGCTAGAGAAGTCTGGGAAGGACCCAAGAAGTGCAATCACCTTTGCTAGTTGGCCGCTTGGCCAGAGATCGCAAACCTAATCTCCGTCTGAGTCTGCCTGACTGCGCTGTATCTTGGGACTCTGGGACCTTGGGACCTTGGGACCTTGGGACAGGGGCGGGACAGCTTGATGTCCCGGACAACTCTCTGATTAAAATCAGTAAAAATGCATAGGGACAATAATATACCAATAAAGGAATATAGGTTAGAGAGCCTCGAGTTACAGGATAGTGTGTCTTAATGAGTTGATCCCTGTCCCATTTGTCCCGACCCCCAAATTTCTACTTTTTATCAGCAGGTTGCCCGGGACAATGCCCGGGACAACGCTGTGTTTGGCGCTAGCCTACCTCATCGCCAGAAAGGCACAGGCAGGAGGTATCCGGCCTGTTTATGTGACTGCATTGCCGTCACTGGCCCTGATGAGTTCCGCGAGCGAGGTTCCATTCGGCTTATCGACCTCAGAGGGCCGCGGACCTTCCCGGAGTGTCCTTGCTCTTGGTTGACTTAATTCCGCATCATCACTTCAACGTCTTGCATCTCTTGGCAGTCCGCGCGGTTAGAACGCTGGCTGCCGGTATTCTTGTTTCTTTGTGAGCATGGCCCAAATGGCACGAGCCGCCTTGTTTGCCATTGCCGTTGTTGCCAATCGGAATGGTTTTTCGGCAATGATTTTGGCTGTCCAAAGATCAACCTTTTCCGGTGAACGCTTGGCCATGACAGCGCGCGACGTCATGCCGACTACCAACAATTTGCGAATGTACCGATCCCCTTTCTTGGTGATTTCCCCAAGTCGTTCCCTTCCTCCGCTGGATTTATTGAGCGGAGTTAGTCCGAGCCAAGCCGCCAGGTCACGACCTGTTCGGAACTGATGGGCATCGCCAATGGTCGCGACAATCGCAGACGCCGTGACCCGCAGGCTTCCACGCCAATTACGCAAGGGGGCAAAGTCTCGAAGAACGCAAGCAGCTTCGCGCGTTTGATTGCCTTATTGAAGATCACGCGGCCGTTCTCGGAAATACCGTGAACTTGAAAAACATCCTTGGCCAAATCGAGGCCGACTGTCTTTACTGACATTGGGTGGCTCCCTTCTTAGCAGTTGATGACAACTGCATTGTGGCACATTTGATGCCGGGGGAGCAGGAGCCATCCACCTCATCCGCTAAGGGCCGGAAGCGGTAGTTGCTCCTATTGCAGCTAACGGCAACTTTGTCCCACAACCCGGTCATAGCCGTGTTTTCTGCCAGTGTCTGCTCTGGATCAAAGCAGCCCTTGACGCTGGGCCTATTGATAGGCCCAGAGCCTAGCTATAGGCAAACGATACAATGAAACCGGCAACCATCAAAAACACTCTCCCTGCAGACCTCAGGTGCTAACCTTTCCTCTTATTTCTCTTTTGCAGCGAGGGTCTGATCGGTATTTGCAGCGTATGTCTCAAGGAGTTCAGAGTTGTCTTCCACACCACGGCAAAGGCCCAGCTTCCTAATTCGAGCTTTGCTAGAAAGTCTATTAGGCTGAAGTGCTTGAGTTGATACGACCCGTGATTTCGCTGCATGCAGCTTCCATTGAGGGACGAAGTGCAACCAGTGACGGCCGAGTGTATCTTTGCCCCGTGATCGACAACGGAGTATGATTGAGCAACCGACCTACGATCTCTTCCAGAACGCCCGCTTCCATTGCAACCGTTGCAAACGTTCTGCGATGCATATGTGGGTTATATTTGAGCCTTTCCGGTTTTGTGATGTGCCCAACCACTGATTTTGGAGAAGGAAACACCCACTGTCGGCTGAGAGGCCGCAACGGCGCTAGGATCTCATGATGCAACTGTAAGATGGGCAGGTCGAAACTCCGGCCGTTTTTGGTCATGGGCAGGTGGATATGATCTTCGTGGATACTGCTCCACTGAAGAGTCAGCGCCTCGGTTTTTCTTAGGCCGGTAAACAGAAGAAACTCATAGAACACGCGGTGTATCGGGTTGTTCAGATCGTCGATCGTTTGCCGCCACGCCTTCAAGTCATCAATAATACGGCCGTCCGGTTTTTCCGCATACCATTCGATTGCCATGGTAGGGCATTCGGGCAGGTCGTAAGTCCGACGCGCATGGTTATAGATTGACCGAAAGGCGCGAAGCACATGGTTGGCCCCAGACGGCATCTTCGCCAATTCCTGGTGGCGGCGAACAACCATCGCTTTGCTAATCTCATCCAGGGGCAATCGCATCCAATCTTTTAAATGGAGTTCCAGTTGCCTTCGTGTGCCACTCTTGTGGACCTCAGAGCGCAACTTTGGGCGCGCCAAGTAGACTTCCGTCGCAGCTTCAAGCGTAGGCGCGCCTATCTGCGCCGCCTTCCCTGCCCCTCTGCCCATCTCCAGAGCAAACCCAAGTGCAGTTTGCCGTGCAGCCTGCGCTGAGATCGTTGGGAACCGGCCAATCAGAATGCGTTTGGTCTGACCGCCCACGTCTTTCTGGAAATACCAGGTCTTGGATCGCTTCCCCACGAAGAGCACCAAGCCCTTGATTTCGGAGTCCCAATACTTGTCGGTTCCCGCTCTCGCATGCGGCAATTTCCGCGCAAACGTCTCTGATAGCTTTGGCATTCTTTGTCGGCCTTTTGTGGGTAACGGTGTGCAAGCAGGTGCTACCCCATGCAACCCTACGCAAGATTAAAGTCAACAAAAATAAGTAGTAAGCAACTCAGTGATACGGTGTGTTACTCAGGAGCTTTGCTTGGAAAACTGAGGTCTTAACCAATATACAACGCCCGCATACCAATTTTTAGCAATTTCATAGAACTTTGGGGGTCAAGCGATATGTGATCGTTCAGATGAGAGGCGGATCAATCTTCAATGTGTCGACAAAACCCGCTGAAGGGTTAACTCGGTTTCGTTTGATCCCTGCACCCTCCAACCCAAGCTGTATTCGAACCTGCGTTCAGCTTAAAAGTGGTCTTTCCAGCCAGTATCAGTCCGGCTTCCATCCAATCCCGAGGCGGAACTTCAGCATAGCAACGATGATTGACTGTTAATCAATTGGCCGTAGGCTCGCCCCTTACCGCCTGATCCATAAAAATAATTTTAATTCAATATCTTAGCGTTTTTTTGTTTTAAGGAAAAACCTAAGGGTCTCGCCTTGTCACCGAATTTGTCACCAGATCCTCTCAAGATTGAACCAATAGATTGCAAATTTGTGTACCGGAGTTCGATTCTCCTAATCGCCTCCATCCAATACAAATAAGATATTGATCTTAAATGATTTTCGACAAAAATACCCATCTAGTCACATCTACCAACCCAAACAAATTTCATCACATCGTAACGGGCATAGCAATTTACTTTGAATTTTTCGGGACTGGAGATTGGGCGTGTAATTTTACGCGCTGCAAATGCAAAGCAAAGGGCCTAGCTGAACGGTCGCTTTCGAAGCTGCGTTGCAGAGAGGTGCTCGGACTGATCAGTGCAGCTTTTTTCTGCACGAGCGAAAGATTCGATTTCGATCCGACCGGTTTAGTTCGAAACTAACCTTCGCTGCGCGGCACATTAATGACTGCTATGCGGACAACCCAGACCTTCGCCCCGCTCGCTCGAACGGCCCCTTTCGTGCGCGGTATAAATTCTGGCTCACTTAATGTATTGTGCATATCGACAGCAATCACGATGCTGCAAAGATGGTCACCGAAATAGAGTTCTCTTTTGCAGCACTGAATGAGTCAGCGCGACGGCACATTCGCGTGTTTCAGATACACCAGTTCCTTGACCGTTTTGCGATGGGACTGACAGTGGCCGTTGTTGCTCTGGCATTGAATGACCGTGGCATGGACCTCTTTCAAATCTCGCTTCTCTTCGGGGTCTACTCGCTTACGACGATGGCGATGGAACTGCCGTTTGGTGGCCTCGCCGACAGTATTGGCCGCAAACCGGTCTTTTTGGCGGCGGTCGTCGCCAGCTTGATTTCGCTCGTGCTCTTTCTCTCGACGAGTGATTTCCATGTTCTGGCGCTTTCATTTGCATTCATCGGTTTTGGACGCGCGCTTCGATCGGGCACGCTTGATGCGTGGTTTGTCGAAACTTTCAAGGCCACCGCGCCTAATGTGGATGTCCAGCCCGCACTGGCCCAAGCGCAATGGGCCAATGCCGTCGGATTGGCCATTGGCGCCGTCTTGGGAGGCCTTCTGCCCGATATTTTGGGCGAGGTCGCGAAAAGCCTTGGATTCAGCATCTATGATGTGTCCTACGTGGCAAGCTTCGGTGTGATGTTGGGCGTGTTTGTTTTCACAATGTTGGCCATTGTCGAAAAACCGCGCCCGATGAACGTTACTGCTCTCATGCACGGCTTCGCTAATGTCCCAACGGTGGTAAAGGACGCGAGCGTTTTGGCTCTGAAGCACCCCGCTCTGTCGATACTTCTGGCAGCGTTGGCGTTCTTTCTGATGGCAACCAACCCTGTCGAGGTGATCTGGCCGACCCATGCAAAACCCATGTTGGATGAGGGTTTTGCAAACACCGTCATCGGTATCGTGACTGCGACTTATTTCTTCTCCATCGCTTTCGGCGCATCTCTGTCTCCGCACGTTAGCCGGATCTTCAAGCGGCGGCACGCCATGACGCTGGCGGCAACCTTTGCTTGCTTGGCAGGCGTTCAGATCACATTGGCTTTGCAAGGCAGTATCATCGGCTTTGTGACGGTATTCGTCCTGTATTCTGTGATCCTTGGTGTCAGCGAAACGCCGGCCAGCAGCATTCTGCATCGCTGTGTAGAAGACCGTCAACGGTCGACCATGCTATCTCTGAGATCGCTGATACAACAGTTGGGGGCCGCATTGGGTCTGGTGTTGGGCGGAATTGTCGCTGAAATTTACTCTACACCTATCGCATGGATTGTCGGTGCGGTGTTTCTGTTCATTGCAGTGATACTGATCTTGGTGTTGGCCAGACGACTGGCCGTAGAAGCCGAGTAGCTGACATTCGTGCGCCATGCAGCATTGATCATTTTGAGCTCGAAGCCGACCTTCGCTGCGCGGCGTGTCAGTGACTGCTACGCGGGACCTAGCCGACCTTTGTCGAAGTCCGCCTCTGTCGCGTTTTCGATGTGTTCAAACAAAATAGGCAGCACAATTGCGCTGCCCAGAGAGTGGCCCTTTGGGTTGGGCTGACCACAGGGTCCGGAATGACTGCACTGAGTCCAAACTGTAAAATCGGATCTCCCGCCGCGTGCGCACGCAGTATGGCATATGCCGCGAGTGCATGATCGCGCATGTTGCGGCGCCGCAAAGAAACCAGACATTTGCGCGTGGCGCTACGAGGGCTAAATCGCCAACTCAACGCTTGCGAAAAAATAAATTCTGAGGCTGGCTCAAAAAAGCATTCTTCGGAAGGTACAGCACCGCCTTACCGCGTGTATCTAAAACCCCTGAGAATGCTGGTCGCGAGAAAAGTAATCGCCGCGACACAGACAATAGATGGCCCTGCGGGCGTATCAAGCACATAGGCCGCGCGCAGACCAATAATGGCAGACAGCATCCCGATCAGACCGGCGGCGACGGCCATGCCTTCGGGCGTCCGTGACAAAGGGCGTGCGGCGGCTGCCGGTATGATCAACATGGCGGCAATAAGTAGGACTCCGACGACTTTGATCGCGACAGCAACCGTAATGGCCAGCGCAATCGTCAGCACCAATTGTTCGCGTTTAGGGTTGATCCCGCTAGCGTAGGCCAGATCCTCGTTTAGTGTTGAGGTCAGCAGGGCCGACCAGCGCCAGCCAATCAGCGCGACAACAAGTGCAGCACCACCCCAGATGACCGAAAGGTCCAACCGCGAGACGGCCAGAATATCACCAAAGAGATAGGCCATCAGGTCGATCCGCACCCCCGATATGAAGGACACCGCGACCAGCCCGAAGGCAAGTGCGGAATGCGCAAGGACTCCTAGCAATGTGTCCATAGCATAGCCCCGTCCAGACAACACGTTGACGACCAGCGCCATGAGCAAGGCCACTGTCATGGTGCCTACGAAAATTGACATCGAAAAAGCCAACGATAGGGCGACACCGAGGATCGCGGCGTGTGCCGTGGCATCCCCGAAATAGGCCATACGTCGCCAGACCACAAAACATCCCAAAGGTGCGGCGGCAAAAGCAACGCCAATTCCAGCGAGAGCGGCACGCACCATAAAATCGTCAAGCATTATTCAGCCGCCTCAGTGTGGTCGTGATTATGATCACCATGGTCATGGCCGTGATCGTGTTCATGCCGATAAAGGGCCAGTGCGCCGCCTGTTCCTGTCCCGAACAATGCCCTGTATTCCGGCGCAGATGCCACCACCGCCGGTGTCCCTTCACAGCAGACATGGCCGTTGAGGCAAATCACGCGGTCAGATGCGCTCATCACGACGTGCAATTCATGACTGATCATAAGAACGGCGCAGCCCGTGTCCTGCCGCACAGTTTCGATCTGTTGATAAAAGGATGCTGAACCGCGTTGGTCAAGCCCTTGGGTGGCTTCGTCCAAAAGGAGCAGATCGGGTTTTCCAATCAATGCTCGGGCAAGGAGGACCCGCTGGAATTGACCACCCGAAAGCTGTGAAAGTTGCGCTTTGGCCAAGTTGGGTACACCTGCTTGCGTTAACGCATGACCGATGTCGGCAACTGCGATGCTGCTTGGCAATTTCAAGAATCTGGACACTGTAATTGGCAATGTTTCGTCAATATGCAGATTTTGCGGCACATATCCGATTTTCACACCGCTCCCATGTATGACGCGACCCTTAACCGGTTTCACCGCGCCGATAATTGCCCGCAGCAGGCTGGTTTTACCTGACCCGTTTGGGCCAACAATTGTGACAATTTCACTTGGTTCGACCTGCAACGACACGCCCGACAGGACCGTACTTACGCCATAGCGTACTGTAAGGTCTTCAACCTGAACAAGGCTCATGGGTCAGCCTTGTCTATACAGGCAGGGCAAACGCCTTCGGCCTCAACAACAGTTCGTTCTATCCGGAAGCCTGTGGCGCGTGCGGCGTCGCCCAACGCACCTCGTGCGGGGGAGGATTGAGCCTCGGCCACCGCATCGCACAAGCGGCAAATCATGAAGGCTGGTGTGTGGGAATGGCTGGAGTGAACGCAGGCAATGAAGGCATTCAGCCGTTCAATTTTATGAGCCAAACCATTTGCGACAAGAAAATCCAACGCGCGATATGCAACGGGAGGCTGCGATCCGAAGCCGTCTTCGCGTAGCCGATCCAAAATCGTGTAAGCGCCAAGAGCGCGATGGTTTTGCAGCAATAACTCAAGCACCTTGCGCCGCACAGGCGTAAAGCGAAGACCCTCGGCCGCACAACGGGCTTCGGCTGCGGCAAGCCCATCGCTTACACATGTGCTATGATCATGTTGCGCAAAACCCAATGGGCCTGTTGCGGCGTTTATCTTGCTCGACTCACTTGTCATGTTATTACATTTCGTCTAATTGATCTGTAATGTTATACAATCACATGGAGACCTCAATGTCCAGAAAGCTTCTTACCCTATCCTTGACTGCCACTTTGATGGGAGGAACCGCCTTTGCCGAAGTACCACGGGTTGCCGTTGATATAGCACCAGTTCATTCCTTGGTCGCACGGGTTATGGATAGCGTCGGCACACCCGATCTGATTGTTAAGGTGGGTGCAAGCCCGCATGAATACAGCCTGCGCCCATCAGAGGCCAAAGCGTTGCAGGAGGCTGATCTTGTGTTTTGGATTGGGCCAGATTTGACGCCATGGCTGACAGATACGATTGAAACATTGGCACCTGATGCCGCTGTGACCGAATTGCTTGAAACGGATGGCACGATCGAATTGGAATTCCGTGAAGGTGCTTTGTTCGAGGCGCATGATGACCATGAAGAAGGTGAACATGGCGATGATGACGATCACAAAGAGGATGGTGATCACGCCGACGAAGCCCACGATGACCATGAAGAAGAGGGCCACGAAGATGATGATCATGATGACGAAGATGAGGCCGGGCACGAAGGACATGACCATGGCGCACATGATCCACACGCATGGTTATCCCCGCAAAATGCAATGAGCTGGCTTAACGTGATTGCGGGTCAGCTTTCCGCTGCCGATCCGGACAACGCCGGTGCTTATTTTGCCAATGCTGCGGCAGGTCGGGCCGAAATCAAAGTCTTGATTGGTGAGGTAACGGCAACGCTTGATCCGGTCCGTGATGGTCGTTTCATCGTATTCCATGACGCGTATCAGTATTTCGAAATGGACTTTAATTTCCCAGCATCCGGAGCCATTTCCATTGGCGATGCGTCTGATCCTAGTCCGGCACGGATTGCGCAAATCCAAGGTCGGATCGCCGAACAAGGCATCGATTGCGTTCTGGCTGAACCGCAGTTTAATCCGAGCCTTGTCGCAACTGTTCTCGACGGAACCGACGCGAAGACGGGCATTCTTGATCCGCTTGGTTCTGATCTGAAGCCGGGTGCAGCACTTTACCCTCAGCTGATCCGAAACCTGTCAACCGCTCTTGCGGGCTGCATGTAGTAACTCTGCCTAGTTAAGCCTCACCAGTTAAACCTCATGCCAAAAATTGGAGCACAAGTATCCCGTGTCACGTAAATTTTGGGGTTTAATATGCGTTGCGATGTGCCTTGGTGGACCCGCCAAGGCACATCTGTCAATCCCGGAGTAAAATCGGTCAGCGTCCCGGAGAGAAATTGGCCAATTTGTCAGCTCCTTGGCTTCAGTTGGGTTTGTTCAGGCTGTGCGGTTTCGGCTTTGGTTCAGCCGATAGCTTTCACCATTCATCTCCAGGATATGGACGTGGTGTGTCAGGCGGTCGAGGATGGCACCCGTGAGGCGTTCTGATCCGAAGACCTCTGTCCATTCATCGAACGGCAGGTTGGATGTGATGATGATGGAGCCGCGTTCATATCGTTGACTGATCACTTCGAACAGCAACTCGGCCCCGGTCTTGGAGAGTGGCACGAACCCAAGTTCGTCAATGATCAGCAAATCTTGGGCTGCTAGTTGTTTTTGGTGTCGTTGCAGTCGGCGTTCGTCAACTGCCTCGATCATTTCATGAACCAGTGCAGCGGCTGTGGTGAAACGTACCTTCAAGCCCTTTTGGCAAGCTGCCAGTCCAAGGCCGAGAGCAACATGTGTTTTACCGGTCCCACTTGGTCCTAGCGCGATAACGTTTTGACGCTTTGCGGTGTACTCGCAGCGGGCCAATTCCATCACCAGCACCTTGTTCAGTGACGGGATCG
It encodes the following:
- a CDS encoding MFS transporter, with protein sequence MVTEIEFSFAALNESARRHIRVFQIHQFLDRFAMGLTVAVVALALNDRGMDLFQISLLFGVYSLTTMAMELPFGGLADSIGRKPVFLAAVVASLISLVLFLSTSDFHVLALSFAFIGFGRALRSGTLDAWFVETFKATAPNVDVQPALAQAQWANAVGLAIGAVLGGLLPDILGEVAKSLGFSIYDVSYVASFGVMLGVFVFTMLAIVEKPRPMNVTALMHGFANVPTVVKDASVLALKHPALSILLAALAFFLMATNPVEVIWPTHAKPMLDEGFANTVIGIVTATYFFSIAFGASLSPHVSRIFKRRHAMTLAATFACLAGVQITLALQGSIIGFVTVFVLYSVILGVSETPASSILHRCVEDRQRSTMLSLRSLIQQLGAALGLVLGGIVAEIYSTPIAWIVGAVFLFIAVILILVLARRLAVEAE
- a CDS encoding Fur family transcriptional regulator; protein product: MTSESSKINAATGPLGFAQHDHSTCVSDGLAAAEARCAAEGLRFTPVRRKVLELLLQNHRALGAYTILDRLREDGFGSQPPVAYRALDFLVANGLAHKIERLNAFIACVHSSHSHTPAFMICRLCDAVAEAQSSPARGALGDAARATGFRIERTVVEAEGVCPACIDKADP
- a CDS encoding metal ABC transporter permease, whose protein sequence is MLDDFMVRAALAGIGVAFAAAPLGCFVVWRRMAYFGDATAHAAILGVALSLAFSMSIFVGTMTVALLMALVVNVLSGRGYAMDTLLGVLAHSALAFGLVAVSFISGVRIDLMAYLFGDILAVSRLDLSVIWGGAALVVALIGWRWSALLTSTLNEDLAYASGINPKREQLVLTIALAITVAVAIKVVGVLLIAAMLIIPAAAARPLSRTPEGMAVAAGLIGMLSAIIGLRAAYVLDTPAGPSIVCVAAITFLATSILRGFRYTR
- a CDS encoding tyrosine-type recombinase/integrase, yielding MPKLSETFARKLPHARAGTDKYWDSEIKGLVLFVGKRSKTWYFQKDVGGQTKRILIGRFPTISAQAARQTALGFALEMGRGAGKAAQIGAPTLEAATEVYLARPKLRSEVHKSGTRRQLELHLKDWMRLPLDEISKAMVVRRHQELAKMPSGANHVLRAFRSIYNHARRTYDLPECPTMAIEWYAEKPDGRIIDDLKAWRQTIDDLNNPIHRVFYEFLLFTGLRKTEALTLQWSSIHEDHIHLPMTKNGRSFDLPILQLHHEILAPLRPLSRQWVFPSPKSVVGHITKPERLKYNPHMHRRTFATVAMEAGVLEEIVGRLLNHTPLSITGQRYTRPSLVALRPSMEAACSEITGRINSSTSA
- a CDS encoding zinc ABC transporter substrate-binding protein; this translates as MSRKLLTLSLTATLMGGTAFAEVPRVAVDIAPVHSLVARVMDSVGTPDLIVKVGASPHEYSLRPSEAKALQEADLVFWIGPDLTPWLTDTIETLAPDAAVTELLETDGTIELEFREGALFEAHDDHEEGEHGDDDDHKEDGDHADEAHDDHEEEGHEDDDHDDEDEAGHEGHDHGAHDPHAWLSPQNAMSWLNVIAGQLSAADPDNAGAYFANAAAGRAEIKVLIGEVTATLDPVRDGRFIVFHDAYQYFEMDFNFPASGAISIGDASDPSPARIAQIQGRIAEQGIDCVLAEPQFNPSLVATVLDGTDAKTGILDPLGSDLKPGAALYPQLIRNLSTALAGCM
- a CDS encoding metal ABC transporter ATP-binding protein, producing MSLVQVEDLTVRYGVSTVLSGVSLQVEPSEIVTIVGPNGSGKTSLLRAIIGAVKPVKGRVIHGSGVKIGYVPQNLHIDETLPITVSRFLKLPSSIAVADIGHALTQAGVPNLAKAQLSQLSGGQFQRVLLARALIGKPDLLLLDEATQGLDQRGSASFYQQIETVRQDTGCAVLMISHELHVVMSASDRVICLNGHVCCEGTPAVVASAPEYRALFGTGTGGALALYRHEHDHGHDHGDHNHDHTEAAE
- the araD gene encoding L-arabinonate dehydratase, producing the protein MPKLPEDLRSARWFAPDDLRSMGHRSRAMQMGWSSEDWEGKPVIAIINTWSDLSPCHHHLRDRAEWVKRGILQAGGTPAELPVQDFAEQFLKPTSMLYRNLGAMEVEETLRSHPVDGVVLMGGCDKSTPALVMGAISMGLPFIFLPAGAMLRGNYAGQKLGSGTDVWKYWDERRAGNIGKAEWDGIQGGIARSYGTCMTMGTASTMMSIAEGFGLTLPGASSIPAPDASHKRMAAACGLRIVDMVWEDLTPNKIITPAATRNAVTVAMATGCSTNAIIHLIAMARRAGVPLTLDDIDAVGRTTPVITNVRPSGSEYLMEDFFYAGGLPAMMKELGGKLDLTAITVTGKTLGHDIEGARNYNDDVIRPLSNPVYEEGSLAVLRGNLAPDGAVIKPAAMDPKFQKHKGSAIVADSYAQLKDIINDEDYPMTADSVLVLRNAGPKGGPGMPEWGMIPMPRALLKQGIRDMVRLSDARMSGTSYGACILHVAPEAFVGGPLALIRTGDVIELDVPNRSLNVKLSDGELAERSAAWVAPEPRYERGYGWMFAQHIEQADKGCDFDFLGTEFGAPVSEPEIN
- the istB gene encoding IS21-like element helper ATPase IstB; translation: MNDTVTDTPQVLLRHHLTKLRLPTFQSEYTKQAQQCAAENKDHVQYLLRLCELELIERERRMVERRIKAAKFPATKSLDSFDFKTIPSLNKVLVMELARCEYTAKRQNVIALGPSGTGKTHVALGLGLAACQKGLKVRFTTAAALVHEMIEAVDERRLQRHQKQLAAQDLLIIDELGFVPLSKTGAELLFEVISQRYERGSIIITSNLPFDEWTEVFGSERLTGAILDRLTHHVHILEMNGESYRLNQSRNRTA